The Oceanidesulfovibrio indonesiensis sequence ATAGACACGACCACGCCCGGCGGCAAGCTCGTCTTCCACATCTTCAGCGCCCTTGCTGAATTCGAACGAAACATCATCCAGGAACGCACACGCGCCGGCCTTGAGGCCGCCCGCGCCCGTGGCCGCAAAGGTGGCCGCCCCAAGAAGCTGAGCCCTCAGAAACGCGAACTCGCGCTCAAGCTGTATCATGAGAAGGAAAAGACGGTGGCGGAAATCTGCGAGCTTGTCGGGGTGAGCAAGCCGACGTTGTATGACTATTTAAAGGATGAAAAGTTCAAATAATTAGTCCTCAACTAGTTGGAACTACTCTTGTACGGGTGTGTTCATCATCATATCATAATGAGCTTTGTGCTCGGTTT is a genomic window containing:
- a CDS encoding recombinase family protein: RAARPGLDKLFEVLREGDTLVVWRLDRLGRSLKHLIELVSELEERGIGFRSLQEAIDTTTPGGKLVFHIFSALAEFERNIIQERTRAGLEAARARGRKGGRPKKLSPQKRELALKLYHEKEKTVAEICELVGVSKPTLYDYLKDEKFK